The Glycine soja cultivar W05 chromosome 6, ASM419377v2, whole genome shotgun sequence genome has a window encoding:
- the LOC114415963 gene encoding LOW QUALITY PROTEIN: tetraspanin-11-like (The sequence of the model RefSeq protein was modified relative to this genomic sequence to represent the inferred CDS: inserted 1 base in 1 codon; substituted 1 base at 1 genomic stop codon), with protein MGASTYIRIHGDCQKVLQYPLLFGGLFIFVVSTLGLIGALCSINAAIYLYLLVTFFVVLAFSAFTIVALFVTRNNTPSSXGVXRSRVGDFSPWLQHYVTDERNWDVAKSCLLHKLVCHDGNNVSLAFKQLSTTQFGCCKPPLQCGFTKKNATFWEAPAKASTAANNTNCRTWSNRQDKLCFNCDSCKGGVLANIRSQWRHLTIFNACVLVLVTTIYVLGYYAIRNNRLDSRANMRN; from the exons ATGGGTGCCTCCACCTACATCCGTATCCACGGGGACTGCCAGAAGGTGCTCCAGTACCCTCTCCTCTTCGGCGGTCTCTTCATATTCGTTGTTTCCACCCTCGGCCTCATCGGCGCGCTGTGCAGCATCAATGCCGCCATCTACCTCTACCTCCTCGTCACATTCTTCGTCGTCTTAGCCTTCTCCGCCTTCACCATTGTAGCGCTCTTCGTCACCAGAAACAACACGCCGTCAT GTGGTGTATAGCGTAGCCGTGTAGGGGATTTCTCGCCGTGGCTGCAGCACTACGTCACTGACGAGCGGAACTGGGACGTGGCCAAGAGTTGCTTGCTGCATAAGCTTGTCTGTCACGACGGTAACAATGTGTCTCTTGCTTTCAAACAATTGTCTACCACGCAG TTTGGGTGCTGTAAGCCACCGTTGCAATGTGGATTCACAAAGAAGAACGCTACGTTCTGGGAAGCGCCGGCAAAAGCAAGTACCGCGGCGAACAACACTAATTGCAGAACATGGAGCAACAGACAAGACAAACTGTGTTTCAACTGCGATTCGTGCAAAGGAGGAGTGCTGGCCAACATCAGAAGCCAGTGGAGACATCTCACTATATTCAATGCATGCGTGCTCGTGCTCGTCACCACCATCTACGTCTTGGGCTACTATGCCATCAGGAACAATCGCTTGGA TAGTAGAGCaaatatgagaaattaa
- the LOC114416661 gene encoding enolase 1, chloroplastic-like, translating to MALNLTHQPAIKAPSSSSFAASRPLRAPQSVPLRSPQRSLAVRAAATESPAPAVTAVRECKVKSVKARQIVDSRGNPTVEVDLVANGLFRSAVPSGASTGIYEALELRDGDKSVYGGKGVLNAVRNINEVLAPKLVGVDVRNQADVDAIMLEIDGTPNKSKLGANAILGVSLSVCRAGAGAKGVPLYKHIQEISGTKELVMPVPAFNVINGGSHAGNNLAMQEFMILPVGATSFAEAFRMGSEVYHVLKGIIKAKYGQDACNVGDEGGFAPNVQDNREGLVLLMDAIEKAGYTGKIKIGMDVAASEFYTKDGKYDLNFKKQPNDGAHVHSAQSLGQLYKDFVKEFPIVSIEDPFDQDDWGSWASLLSSVDIQLVGDDLLVTNPKRIAEAIQKKACNGLLLKVNQIGTVTESIQAALDSKAAGWGVMVSHRSGETEDNFIADLSVGLASGQIKTGAPCRSERLAKYNQLLRIEEELGSVQYAGEAFRSP from the exons ATGGCTTTGAATTTGACTCATCAACCAGCCATTAAAGCACCGTCTTCCTCCTCTTTCGCCGCCTCTCGCCCTTTGCGGGCCCCGCAAAGCGTCCCCTTGAGGAGCCCGCAGCGCTCACTTGCCGTGCGCGCCGCCGCCACGGAGTCTCCGGCGCCGGCGGTTACGGCGGTGAGGGAGTGTAAGGTGAAGTCAGTGAAGGCGCGGCAGATCGTGGACAGCCGCGGGAACCCGACGGTGGAGGTGGACCTGGTGGCGAACGGGCTTTTCCGATCGGCGGTGCCGAGCGGCGCGTCGACGGGGATTTACGAGGCGTTGGAGCTGAGGGACGGGGACAAGAGCGTTTACGGCGGGAAGGGAGTTCTTAACGCCGTTAGGAACATCAACGAGGTCTTGGCTCCCAAACTCGTTGGCGTCGACGTTAG GAATCAAGCTGATGTGGATGCTATTATGCTGGAAATTGATGGAACTCCTAACAAATCAAAACTAGGGGCTAATGCAATATTGGGAGTTTCACTGAGTGTATGTAGAGCTGGTGCAGGGGCAAAGGGAGTTCCCTTGTACAAGCACATCCAGGAGATTTCAGGAACAAAGGAACTTGTTATGCCAGTTCCAGCTTTCAATGTTATAAATGGGGGAAGTCATGCTGGGAATAATCTGGCTATGCAAGAATTTATGATACTACCAGTTGGAGCCACTTCATTTGCTGAGGCATTCCGCATGGGCAGTGAAG TTTATCATGTATTAAAGGGAATAATCAAGGCAAAATATGGACAAGATGCATGTAATGTTGGAGATGAAGGAGGATTTGCTCCCAATGTTCAAGATAACAGGGAGGGGCTTGTCTTACTCATGGATGCTATTGAGAAAGCTGGTTATACTGGCAAG ATTAAAATAGGCATGGATGTTGCAGCTTCAGAGTTTTACACTAAGGATGGGAAGTATGATTTGAACTTCAAGAAACAACCAAATGATGGAGCTCATGTTCACTCTGCCCAGAGTCTTGGTCAACTAtataaagattttgtgaaagaaTTTCCCATTGTGTCAATTGAGGATCCATTTGATCAAGATGATTGGGGTTCATGGGCTTCACTTCTCTCTTCAGTTGATATTCAACTTGTAGGAGATGATTTGTTAGTTACAAATCCCAAGAGAATAGCTGAGGCCATCCAAAAGAAGGCTTGCAATGGTTTGCTTCTAAAG GTTAACCAAATTGGTACAGTGACTGAATCTATTCAGGCTGCACTTGACTCAAAGGCTGCAGGTTGGGGTGTCATGGTTAGTCATCGGAGTGGTGAAACTGAGGATAACTTCATTGCTGATCTCTCTGTTGGCTTGGCCAGTGGACAG ATAAAGACTGGTGCTCCTTGCCGAAGTGAGCGATTGGCAAAGTATAATCAG ctTCTTCGGATTGAAGAGGAACTTGGAAGTGTGCAATATGCCGGTGAAGCTTTCAGATCACCTTAG
- the LOC114416660 gene encoding plant cysteine oxidase 3-like isoform X1 produces MVFSSLRGYFSMRQQSSKVQALYDHCKTILSPSGSGTAPPSSQALMKLSSILDTIQPADVGLKEETADDDRGLGFFGANALSRVTRWAQPITYVDIHECDSFTMCIFCFPTSSVIPLHDHPGMTVFSKLLYGSLHVKGYDWVEPPCIIESKGPGYGQVRLAKLAVDKVLNALCDTSVLYPKHGNLHCFAAVTPCAMLDILTPPYREEEGRSCTYYHDYPYSAFSAGNAPIRDGEEEEYVWLAELESPSDLYMRQGVYAGPAIQF; encoded by the exons ATGGTTTTCTCTTCACTTCGCGGGTACTTTAGTATGAGGCAACAAAGCTCCAAGGTTCAGGCTTTGTATGACCATTGCAAAACCATCTTATCACCCTCTGGCTCTGGAACAGCCCCTCCTTCGTCCCAAGCTCTGATGAAGCTTTCTTCGATTCTGG ACACTATTCAACCGGCTGATGTTGGCCTTAAGGAAGAAACTGCAGATGATGATCGAGGGCTTGGATTTTTTGGTGCTAATGCACTTAGTAGAGTAACTCGTTGGGCTCAACCAATAACATATGTGGACATTCATGAATGTGACAGTTTTACG ATGTGTATATTTTGTTTCCCTACTTCTTCAGTTATTCCTCTCCATGATCATCCTGGGATGACTGTATTTAGCAAACTTCTCTATGGCTCTTTGcatgtgaaaggttatgactgGGTTGAGCCTCCCTGCATCATAGAAAGCAAAGGACCTGGATATGGTCAAG TACGACTAGCAAAGTTAGCAGTTGATAAGGTCTTGAATGCACTGTGTGATACATCAGTTTTATATCCCAAACACGGAAATCTGCACTGTTTTGCAGCAGTGACACCTTGTGCCATGCTAGACATTCTCACACCTCCTTACAGAGAAGAGGAAGGAAGGAGTTGTACTTATTATCATGATTATCCTTATTCAGCATTCT CAGCTGGAAATGCACCTATACGTGATGGGGAAGAGGAGGAATATGTGTGGCTCGCAGAGTTAGAATCACCTAGTGATCTTTATATGCGCCAGGGGGTATATGCGGGTCCAGCTATTCAGTTTTAG
- the LOC114416660 gene encoding plant cysteine oxidase 3-like isoform X2 produces MVFSSLRGYFSMRQQSSKVQALYDHCKTILSPSGSGTAPPSSQALMKLSSILDTIQPADVGLKEETADDDRGLGFFGANALSRVTRWAQPITYVDIHECDSFTMCIFCFPTSSVIPLHDHPGMTVFSKLLYGSLHVKGYDWVEPPCIIESKGPGYGQVRLAKLAVDKVLNALCDTSVLYPKHGNLHCFAAVTPCAMLDILTPPYREEEGRSCTYYHDYPYSAFCTKWIPL; encoded by the exons ATGGTTTTCTCTTCACTTCGCGGGTACTTTAGTATGAGGCAACAAAGCTCCAAGGTTCAGGCTTTGTATGACCATTGCAAAACCATCTTATCACCCTCTGGCTCTGGAACAGCCCCTCCTTCGTCCCAAGCTCTGATGAAGCTTTCTTCGATTCTGG ACACTATTCAACCGGCTGATGTTGGCCTTAAGGAAGAAACTGCAGATGATGATCGAGGGCTTGGATTTTTTGGTGCTAATGCACTTAGTAGAGTAACTCGTTGGGCTCAACCAATAACATATGTGGACATTCATGAATGTGACAGTTTTACG ATGTGTATATTTTGTTTCCCTACTTCTTCAGTTATTCCTCTCCATGATCATCCTGGGATGACTGTATTTAGCAAACTTCTCTATGGCTCTTTGcatgtgaaaggttatgactgGGTTGAGCCTCCCTGCATCATAGAAAGCAAAGGACCTGGATATGGTCAAG TACGACTAGCAAAGTTAGCAGTTGATAAGGTCTTGAATGCACTGTGTGATACATCAGTTTTATATCCCAAACACGGAAATCTGCACTGTTTTGCAGCAGTGACACCTTGTGCCATGCTAGACATTCTCACACCTCCTTACAGAGAAGAGGAAGGAAGGAGTTGTACTTATTATCATGATTATCCTTATTCAGCATTCT GTACAAAATGGATTCCCCTGTAG